A section of the Arcobacter roscoffensis genome encodes:
- a CDS encoding cation acetate symporter — translation MFRILGLLSVLAVALFAAGDANFEATKRELNIPAIIMFFIFVGGTLGITYWAAKKTKSASDFYTAGGGISGFQNGMAIAGDYMSAASFLGLSGLVYLKGYDGLVYAVGFLVGWPVILFLMAEKLRNLGKFTFADIAAYRLGQKEIRTLASLGSLAVVTLYLIAQMVGSGKLIQVLFGLEYEYAVILVGVMMIIYVTFGGMLATTWVQIIKAVLLLSGVTFMGYMVMSHFGFSFEALATKAVETHDLGQAIMAPGGFISDPISAISLGLALMLGTAGLPHVLMRFFTVGNAKEARKSVVYATGFIGYFYLVIAIIGLGAIVFLNSPEGQAYFVDGQLFGGNNMAAIHLSHIVGGNIFLGFISAVAFATILAVVAGLTLAGASAISHDLYASVINPNATEEQEIKISKIAVIVIGVVGVLLGIAFEHQNIAFMVGLAFAIAASANFPILFLSIYWSKLTTRGALIGGLLGLITAVVLVILGPVVWVSVLGNEEAIFPYKHPALFSVATAFIGIWFFSITDNSQRAKDEQKAFEAQSVRAETGIGASGAVDH, via the coding sequence ATGTTTAGAATATTAGGACTACTTTCAGTTTTAGCAGTAGCACTATTTGCTGCAGGTGATGCGAATTTTGAAGCAACAAAAAGAGAATTAAATATTCCTGCGATTATTATGTTCTTTATTTTTGTTGGTGGTACACTAGGTATTACATATTGGGCAGCTAAGAAAACAAAATCTGCATCTGACTTTTATACAGCAGGTGGAGGGATTTCAGGTTTTCAAAATGGTATGGCAATTGCAGGTGACTATATGTCTGCTGCATCTTTCTTAGGTCTTTCAGGTTTAGTATACTTAAAAGGTTATGATGGATTAGTTTATGCTGTTGGGTTCTTAGTTGGATGGCCAGTTATTTTATTCTTAATGGCTGAAAAATTAAGAAATTTAGGTAAATTTACATTTGCTGATATTGCTGCGTATAGACTTGGTCAAAAAGAGATTAGAACTCTTGCATCATTAGGTTCATTAGCAGTTGTTACTTTATACCTTATCGCACAAATGGTTGGTTCAGGTAAACTGATTCAAGTATTATTTGGTTTAGAGTATGAATATGCTGTAATCTTAGTTGGTGTAATGATGATTATTTACGTAACATTTGGTGGTATGTTAGCTACTACATGGGTACAAATTATTAAAGCAGTATTATTATTATCTGGTGTTACTTTCATGGGATACATGGTAATGAGTCACTTTGGATTTTCTTTTGAAGCCTTAGCAACAAAAGCAGTTGAAACTCACGATTTAGGTCAAGCTATTATGGCACCTGGTGGATTTATTTCTGATCCTATTTCTGCCATTTCATTAGGATTAGCATTAATGTTAGGAACTGCAGGTCTTCCTCACGTGCTTATGAGATTCTTTACTGTTGGTAATGCTAAAGAAGCTAGAAAATCTGTTGTTTACGCAACTGGATTTATTGGTTACTTCTACTTAGTTATTGCAATTATTGGTTTAGGTGCAATTGTATTCTTAAACTCACCAGAAGGTCAAGCTTACTTTGTTGATGGTCAACTATTTGGTGGAAATAATATGGCTGCAATTCACTTATCACATATTGTTGGTGGAAATATTTTCTTAGGATTTATTTCAGCTGTTGCATTTGCTACAATTTTAGCAGTTGTTGCAGGTCTTACACTTGCAGGTGCAAGTGCTATTTCACATGACCTTTATGCATCTGTTATTAACCCAAATGCTACTGAAGAGCAAGAGATTAAAATCTCAAAAATTGCTGTTATTGTAATTGGTGTAGTAGGTGTATTATTAGGTATTGCTTTTGAGCACCAAAATATTGCATTTATGGTTGGTCTTGCATTTGCTATTGCTGCATCTGCTAACTTCCCAATTCTATTCTTATCAATTTACTGGTCTAAATTAACAACTAGAGGTGCATTAATTGGTGGATTATTAGGATTAATTACAGCAGTTGTTTTAGTTATATTAGGTCCAGTTGTATGGGTTTCTGTATTAGGAAATGAAGAAGCTATCTTCCCTTATAAACACCCTGCTTTATTCTCTGTTGCTACTGCATTTATTGGTATTTGGTTCTTCTCAATTACTGATAACTCTCAAAGAGCAAAAGATGAACAAAAAGCATTTGAGGCTCAAAGTGTTAGAGCTGAAACAGGTATAGGTGCATCAGGAGCAGTTGATCACTAA
- a CDS encoding DUF485 domain-containing protein yields MNEKLVERIDNNPKYHELVSKRNSFGIKLGIFVLVMFYAFILTIAFNKEILATKIGDGLTTVAFPIALAILIISFITTVIYVRRANGEFEDLTNEIKNDVKDLV; encoded by the coding sequence ATGAACGAAAAATTAGTAGAGAGGATTGACAATAACCCTAAATATCATGAACTAGTTTCTAAAAGAAATAGTTTTGGTATCAAATTAGGGATATTTGTATTAGTGATGTTTTATGCATTTATCTTAACAATTGCATTTAACAAAGAGATTTTAGCAACTAAAATAGGTGATGGTTTAACAACTGTTGCATTTCCTATTGCATTAGCTATTTTAATTATCAGTTTTATCACAACTGTGATTTATGTTAGAAGAGCAAATGGGGAGTTTGAAGATCTAACAAATGAAATTAAAAACGACGTAAAGGATTTAGTGTAA
- a CDS encoding DUF294 nucleotidyltransferase-like domain-containing protein has product MSLQDQEAFLSNIHPFEVLTQEQLDTCIKHMDIAYYAKDSTLISPEKIPNYFFIIIKGTVYEYKEDEVVMDYHQQDSFDANSLIYGKSKNTFKVHEDLICYELEKKTFLNLLENNKAFKDFFLENLVNRIKTLKDKEYTSQLSSFMIAKVDDALVHDACVVEEDTKLLDAIQKSMEYKTSTIIVKRDDEYGIITDSLLKVKVLLEGRDLSIPVKEIAIFPLMTVFNDDYLFDALSVLIKRNIKRVGVVNSQGEMQGILEQIDVLSHFANNTYIVDTQIKKSKTIDALKNSSKDLLNIIKSLQAKGVKVHHISNLIGQLNTKVYKKLYKLIVPEELQKDACFIVMGSEGRNEQIIKTDQDNALVIKSGVDVEQYRPYMEKMTETLIDFGYPPCEGNIMVSNPFWCKTVDEYKKETARWIEAPDMQNYMDLAIFFDSYAVAGDKELLINLKDDLFNKLHDKDVFMAYFAKATLTFDTPSTVANFMTKKHTIDIKKTAVFPIVQGIRSLALRERIRETTTVRRIKILEQRKILEKDRADELLEAFDVVNTLRLNAHLEYLRENKEVINEIDTHSLGKIERDLLKDSFKIVIDFKKFINYTFKIDKIS; this is encoded by the coding sequence ATGAGTCTACAAGACCAGGAAGCATTTCTATCAAATATCCACCCTTTTGAAGTACTAACACAAGAGCAACTAGATACTTGTATCAAACATATGGACATAGCCTACTATGCTAAAGACTCAACTTTAATTAGTCCAGAAAAAATTCCAAACTATTTTTTTATCATAATAAAGGGTACAGTTTATGAATATAAAGAAGATGAAGTTGTAATGGATTATCATCAGCAAGACTCTTTTGATGCAAACTCTTTAATATATGGAAAAAGTAAAAATACTTTTAAAGTTCATGAAGACCTAATTTGTTATGAGTTAGAGAAAAAAACTTTTTTAAATCTTTTAGAAAATAATAAAGCATTCAAAGACTTCTTTTTAGAAAACCTTGTAAATAGAATAAAAACACTTAAAGATAAAGAATATACTTCTCAATTATCATCTTTTATGATTGCAAAAGTTGATGATGCACTTGTTCATGATGCTTGTGTAGTAGAAGAAGATACTAAACTTTTAGATGCTATTCAAAAATCAATGGAATATAAAACTTCAACAATTATTGTCAAAAGAGATGATGAGTATGGAATTATTACTGATTCACTATTAAAAGTTAAAGTTTTACTAGAAGGCAGAGACTTAAGTATTCCTGTAAAAGAAATTGCAATATTTCCCTTAATGACCGTTTTTAATGATGATTACTTATTTGATGCCCTATCAGTATTAATAAAAAGAAATATTAAAAGAGTTGGAGTTGTAAACTCACAAGGAGAAATGCAAGGAATTTTAGAACAAATTGATGTTTTATCACATTTTGCAAATAATACTTATATTGTTGACACACAAATTAAAAAATCTAAAACTATTGATGCTTTAAAAAATTCAAGTAAAGATTTATTAAATATTATTAAATCCCTTCAAGCAAAAGGTGTAAAGGTTCATCATATTTCTAATTTAATAGGTCAATTAAATACAAAAGTTTATAAAAAACTTTATAAACTAATAGTTCCTGAAGAATTACAAAAAGATGCTTGTTTTATTGTAATGGGAAGTGAAGGAAGAAATGAACAAATCATAAAAACTGACCAAGACAATGCTTTGGTAATAAAAAGTGGTGTAGATGTTGAACAATATAGACCATACATGGAAAAAATGACAGAAACTCTAATTGATTTTGGATACCCGCCATGTGAAGGTAATATTATGGTATCTAATCCATTTTGGTGTAAAACAGTTGATGAATACAAAAAAGAGACTGCAAGATGGATTGAAGCACCTGATATGCAAAACTATATGGATTTAGCTATATTTTTTGACTCTTACGCCGTTGCAGGAGATAAAGAACTATTAATTAATTTAAAGGATGACTTATTCAATAAACTCCATGATAAAGACGTATTTATGGCATATTTTGCAAAGGCCACTTTAACTTTTGATACACCTAGTACAGTTGCAAATTTTATGACAAAAAAACATACTATTGATATTAAAAAAACTGCGGTATTTCCCATAGTTCAAGGTATTAGAAGCTTAGCTTTAAGAGAAAGAATTAGAGAAACAACAACTGTTAGAAGAATAAAAATTTTAGAGCAAAGAAAAATTTTAGAAAAAGATAGAGCAGATGAATTACTTGAAGCCTTTGATGTAGTAAATACTTTAAGATTAAATGCTCACTTAGAATATTTAAGAGAAAATAAAGAAGTTATAAATGAAATTGATACACACTCTCTTGGTAAAATAGAAAGAGACTTATTAAAAGATTCATTTAAGATAGTAATAGACTTTAAAAAGTTTATAAATTACACTTTTAAAATAGACAAGATTTCATAA
- a CDS encoding DUF485 domain-containing protein — protein sequence MNDELVQRIKNNPKYQELVKKRNGFALKLSIFVLVMFYAFILTIAFDPAVLGIKTGEGVMTVAFPVAAAIIIIGFITTLIYVKRANGEFEDLTNEVKADVKDLL from the coding sequence ATGAATGATGAGTTAGTACAACGAATCAAAAACAACCCTAAATATCAGGAGTTGGTAAAAAAGAGAAATGGTTTTGCACTAAAACTATCAATCTTTGTATTAGTAATGTTTTATGCATTTATCTTAACAATTGCATTTGATCCAGCTGTTTTAGGAATTAAAACAGGTGAAGGTGTAATGACAGTTGCATTTCCAGTAGCTGCAGCTATTATTATCATTGGATTCATAACAACACTTATTTATGTTAAAAGAGCAAATGGCGAATTTGAAGACTTAACAAATGAAGTAAAAGCAGATGTAAAGGATTTATTATAA
- a CDS encoding 3'-5' exonuclease: MLANFLRNWKKRSLKDKKYESLFDEPLKDEYVCLDCETTGLSPRKDEILSIGAVIIKENKILMRKTLNIFVKPSKKIDAESIKIHHIRPIDLQNAINPKDAILELLDFIGNRPIVGYYIKFDVAMISKYTKKYIGISLPNETIEVSSMYYKTRKRSSDYEFIDLKFDTIMKELDLPELGKHDALNDAIMTSMMFLKLKDLTPAKTTFYTN; this comes from the coding sequence ATGTTAGCAAATTTTTTAAGAAACTGGAAAAAAAGATCACTTAAAGATAAAAAATATGAATCTCTTTTTGATGAACCTTTAAAAGATGAATATGTGTGCCTAGACTGTGAAACAACCGGGCTAAGCCCAAGAAAAGATGAAATCCTATCAATTGGTGCTGTTATTATTAAAGAGAATAAAATATTAATGAGAAAAACCTTAAATATTTTTGTTAAACCCTCTAAAAAAATTGACGCAGAATCTATTAAAATACATCATATAAGACCTATTGATTTACAAAATGCTATAAATCCTAAAGATGCTATATTAGAACTTTTAGACTTTATAGGTAATCGTCCAATCGTTGGATACTACATAAAATTTGATGTTGCAATGATTTCTAAATATACAAAAAAATACATTGGTATTTCTTTACCTAATGAGACAATCGAAGTTTCATCTATGTATTACAAAACTAGAAAAAGATCAAGTGATTATGAATTTATTGATTTAAAATTTGACACTATCATGAAAGAATTAGATCTTCCAGAACTTGGAAAACATGATGCTTTAAATGATGCTATTATGACTTCAATGATGTTCTTAAAACTTAAAGACTTAACTCCAGCTAAAACTACATTCTACACTAATTAA
- the pta gene encoding phosphate acetyltransferase, with amino-acid sequence MGLIKSIKEKAKLQLRTIVLPETEDERVLKATQKVLEEKTANVVLIGNEETIKSDASSCDANIEGATIVDPKKFENIDRYIDELVELRKKKGLTREEATEIMLNEPRFFGCMMVRLGDADGLVAGSNSPTADVLKAAIQVIKTAPGINTVSSAFIMETADGKFGDNGLILFADCAVIPEPNAEQLADIACATAATASSVVGLDPRVAMLSFSTKGSANHPLVDKVQYAVDILQERNVDFSFDGEMQADAAIVEAVGAKKAPDSEVAGKANVLVFPDLQSGNIGYKLVQRFAGAAAHGPVVQGLAKPVNDLSRGCSVDDIANLVAITATQIK; translated from the coding sequence ATGGGTTTAATTAAAAGCATTAAAGAAAAAGCAAAGTTACAGTTAAGAACTATTGTTCTTCCAGAGACAGAAGATGAAAGAGTATTAAAAGCTACTCAAAAGGTTCTTGAAGAGAAAACTGCAAATGTTGTATTAATTGGTAATGAAGAAACAATCAAATCTGATGCTTCATCATGTGATGCGAACATTGAAGGAGCAACAATTGTTGACCCTAAAAAGTTTGAAAACATTGATAGATATATTGATGAGTTAGTTGAGCTTAGAAAGAAAAAAGGTTTAACAAGAGAAGAAGCTACTGAAATCATGTTAAACGAGCCAAGATTTTTTGGTTGTATGATGGTTAGACTTGGAGATGCTGACGGTTTAGTTGCCGGTTCAAATTCACCAACTGCTGATGTTTTAAAAGCTGCAATTCAAGTTATTAAAACTGCACCTGGTATTAACACTGTATCATCTGCATTTATTATGGAAACAGCTGATGGTAAGTTTGGTGATAATGGTTTAATATTATTTGCAGACTGTGCTGTAATTCCTGAACCAAATGCAGAACAATTAGCTGATATTGCTTGTGCCACTGCTGCTACTGCTAGCTCTGTTGTAGGATTAGATCCAAGAGTTGCTATGTTATCTTTCTCAACAAAAGGAAGTGCAAACCACCCATTAGTTGATAAAGTTCAATATGCTGTTGATATTTTACAAGAAAGAAATGTTGATTTCTCATTTGATGGTGAGATGCAAGCTGATGCTGCTATCGTTGAAGCTGTTGGAGCTAAAAAAGCACCTGATTCAGAAGTAGCTGGTAAAGCAAATGTTCTTGTATTCCCAGATTTACAATCAGGTAATATTGGATATAAATTAGTTCAAAGATTCGCTGGAGCTGCAGCACACGGCCCAGTTGTTCAAGGTTTAGCAAAACCAGTAAATGACCTTTCAAGAGGTTGTTCTGTTGATGATATCGCAAACTTAGTGGCTATTACAGCAACACAAATCAAATAA
- a CDS encoding 3'-5' exonuclease, which yields MFRSIKNYFNKKNLKNEKYQYLFDKAHEDEYVCFDCETTGLDPKKDEIISIGAVIIKNNTIISSKKFVRFVKAKTKLQEEAIKVHHIREIDLENALDIEDVIYEFLDFIGNRTLVGYFLEFDIAMIDKYVKPRLGISLPNRRIEVSGIYHDYKIETIPQGNIDLRFDTIMNELDIPFMGKHDAYNDALMTSLIFLKLKNIPKLKIR from the coding sequence ATGTTTAGAAGTATAAAAAACTATTTTAATAAAAAGAATTTAAAAAATGAGAAGTATCAATACTTATTTGATAAAGCACATGAAGATGAATATGTTTGCTTTGACTGTGAAACAACAGGATTAGATCCTAAAAAAGATGAAATTATTTCAATAGGTGCAGTGATTATAAAAAACAACACTATAATTTCAAGTAAAAAATTTGTAAGATTTGTAAAAGCAAAAACAAAACTACAAGAAGAAGCAATAAAAGTACATCATATAAGAGAGATCGATTTAGAAAATGCTTTAGACATAGAAGATGTAATTTATGAATTTTTAGACTTCATTGGAAATAGAACACTAGTTGGATATTTTTTAGAGTTTGATATTGCAATGATTGATAAATATGTAAAACCAAGACTTGGTATTTCTTTACCAAATAGAAGAATAGAAGTTTCAGGAATTTATCATGATTATAAAATTGAGACTATTCCACAAGGAAATATTGATTTGAGATTTGACACTATTATGAATGAACTTGATATTCCTTTTATGGGAAAACATGATGCTTATAATGATGCATTAATGACTTCATTAATTTTCTTGAAACTTAAAAATATCCCAAAGTTAAAAATAAGATAA
- a CDS encoding cation acetate symporter — translation MFRILALISVIALTAFAAGDASFEATKRDLNIPAIIMFFIFILGTLGLTYWAAQKTKSASDFYTAGGGITGFQNGLAIAGDYMSAAAFLGVSGLIYMKGYDGVIYAVSFLVGWPIILFFMAEKLRNLGKFTFTDIAAYRLGQKQIRTLAAFGTISVVVLYLIAQMVGAGKLIQVLFGLEYEYAVILVGIMMIIYVTFGGMLATTWVQIIKACLLLTGVSFMAIMVLYHFDFSFESLAVSAVENHSAGESILAPGGFISDPISAISLGMALMLGTAGLPHVLMRFFTVGNAKEARKSVVYATGFIGYFWIIITIVGFGAIAFLNSDAGSSYFVEGQLFGGNNMASIHLSHMLGGNAFLGFISAVAFATILAVVSGLTLSAAGAISHDLYANVINTNSTDEQVVKISRITVVAVGIVGVTLGIAFEQQNIAYMVGLAFGIAASANFPILFLSIYWSQLTTRGAFLGGLCGLISAVTLVIVGPIVWVQILGNEEALFPYKHPALFSVTIAFVSIWFFSKTDSSEKGKAEKELFKAQNIRANTGIGAAGAVDH, via the coding sequence ATGTTTAGAATTTTAGCACTTATTTCAGTTATTGCTTTAACAGCATTTGCAGCAGGTGACGCATCTTTTGAAGCTACAAAAAGAGATTTAAATATACCTGCTATTATCATGTTCTTTATATTTATCTTAGGAACATTAGGTTTAACATATTGGGCTGCACAAAAAACAAAATCAGCAAGTGACTTTTATACAGCTGGTGGAGGAATTACAGGTTTTCAAAATGGTTTAGCAATTGCAGGTGACTATATGTCAGCAGCTGCATTCTTAGGTGTATCTGGTCTTATTTATATGAAAGGTTATGATGGAGTTATCTATGCTGTATCATTCTTAGTTGGATGGCCAATTATTCTTTTCTTTATGGCGGAGAAGTTAAGAAACTTAGGTAAGTTTACATTTACTGATATTGCTGCATATAGATTAGGTCAAAAACAAATTAGAACATTAGCAGCATTTGGTACTATTTCTGTTGTTGTTTTATATCTTATTGCACAAATGGTTGGTGCTGGTAAATTAATTCAAGTATTATTTGGATTAGAGTATGAATATGCAGTTATCCTTGTAGGTATTATGATGATTATCTATGTAACATTTGGTGGTATGCTTGCAACTACATGGGTTCAGATTATTAAGGCATGTTTACTTTTAACTGGTGTTTCGTTCATGGCAATTATGGTTTTATATCACTTTGACTTTAGTTTTGAATCTTTAGCTGTATCAGCTGTTGAAAACCATAGTGCTGGTGAGTCTATCTTAGCTCCTGGTGGATTTATTTCAGATCCAATTTCAGCTATTTCTTTAGGTATGGCTTTAATGCTAGGAACTGCTGGTCTTCCTCACGTACTTATGAGATTCTTTACTGTTGGTAATGCTAAAGAAGCTAGAAAATCTGTTGTTTATGCAACTGGGTTTATTGGTTACTTCTGGATCATTATTACAATCGTTGGTTTTGGTGCAATTGCATTCTTAAATTCTGATGCTGGGTCATCATACTTTGTTGAAGGTCAACTATTTGGTGGAAACAATATGGCTTCAATTCACTTATCACATATGTTAGGTGGAAATGCATTCTTAGGATTTATTTCAGCTGTTGCATTTGCTACAATTTTAGCTGTTGTTTCAGGACTAACACTTTCAGCAGCAGGGGCAATTTCACATGACCTTTATGCAAATGTAATTAATACTAATTCAACAGATGAACAAGTTGTAAAAATCTCTAGAATTACTGTTGTTGCTGTAGGTATTGTTGGTGTTACTTTAGGTATTGCATTTGAGCAACAAAATATTGCTTATATGGTTGGTCTTGCATTTGGTATTGCAGCATCAGCTAACTTCCCTATTTTATTCCTATCAATTTACTGGTCTCAGTTAACAACAAGAGGTGCATTCTTAGGTGGACTATGTGGTCTTATCTCAGCTGTTACACTTGTAATTGTTGGACCAATTGTATGGGTACAAATTTTAGGAAATGAAGAAGCTTTATTCCCTTATAAACACCCTGCGCTATTCTCTGTAACAATTGCATTTGTTTCTATCTGGTTCTTCTCTAAGACTGATAGTTCTGAGAAAGGAAAAGCAGAAAAAGAATTATTCAAAGCTCAAAATATTAGAGCAAATACAGGTATTGGTGCAGCAGGAGCTGTTGATCACTAA
- a CDS encoding putative nucleotidyltransferase substrate binding domain-containing protein gives MSILEQKAFLSSIHPFEHLTKAQLDDFSEHIDIVYFKKNEIIQKQGSEPKFLYFVLKGIVQEKQEDEVLSIFSKNELFDAISLIENYSKHTFVTAQETICYSLPREIFIKTLHENQNLESYFFQSISQKLNNHVDQEKNKEIANIMIAKVKDANVHRAVITDTSKTIFEAATIIKEEKVPTLLLKDENEELYIVTDSDFRQKVILNRMDFDDKIIKIASKGLVYVYEDDFLFNAQLIMAKHGLKRVVVKNSKEEIVGIIDQISLSSFFATNTFSVSNTIIKAETIEDLKEASLSFMKIVKSLNAKGVKIEFISKLINQLNRKLLTKLFSFLAPEELKGKSCLVVMGSEGRAEQILKTDQDNALILSDDCQISDEELKKFTHKFTETLVDFGFPRCEGNIMVSNPYWTRTKKDFKDLIYSWVNEPNPENMMNTAIFYDSLCAAGEKQIILDLKEYLFKVVGNTQTFNSQFAKVIMNFDVPLGFFDGFVFDSADKEHKNELDIKKGGIFILVQSVRALSLEKKLFNTNTIKRVKSLKELGVFDDEFAQEVIMAFNFLSNLKLKSNLEKIDKKENIDNYINPDDLNTMQKDLLKDSFKIVNKLKKKLEYHFRLNYV, from the coding sequence ATGAGTATATTAGAACAAAAAGCATTTTTAAGTTCAATTCATCCTTTTGAGCACTTAACAAAAGCTCAATTAGATGATTTTTCAGAACATATAGATATTGTATATTTCAAAAAAAATGAAATTATACAAAAACAAGGGTCTGAGCCAAAGTTTTTATATTTTGTATTAAAAGGTATAGTTCAAGAAAAACAAGAAGATGAAGTATTATCAATTTTTTCAAAAAATGAACTATTTGATGCTATTTCATTAATAGAAAACTATTCAAAACATACATTTGTTACAGCACAAGAAACTATTTGTTACTCTTTACCAAGAGAAATATTTATCAAAACTTTGCATGAGAATCAAAACTTAGAGAGTTACTTTTTTCAATCAATCTCACAAAAACTAAATAACCATGTTGATCAAGAAAAAAATAAAGAGATTGCAAATATCATGATTGCAAAAGTAAAAGATGCAAATGTTCATAGAGCAGTAATAACAGATACTAGTAAAACTATTTTTGAAGCAGCGACAATTATCAAAGAAGAAAAAGTACCAACACTTCTTCTAAAAGATGAAAATGAAGAATTATATATAGTAACTGACTCAGACTTTAGACAAAAAGTGATTCTAAATAGAATGGACTTTGATGATAAAATCATCAAAATAGCATCAAAAGGTCTTGTTTATGTTTATGAAGATGACTTTTTATTTAATGCACAACTTATTATGGCAAAACATGGACTAAAAAGAGTTGTTGTAAAAAATAGCAAAGAAGAAATTGTTGGAATAATAGACCAAATCTCTTTATCATCTTTTTTTGCTACAAATACATTTTCTGTTTCCAATACAATAATAAAAGCAGAAACTATTGAAGATCTAAAAGAGGCTTCTCTTTCATTTATGAAAATTGTTAAGTCACTAAACGCTAAGGGTGTTAAAATTGAATTTATTTCAAAACTAATAAATCAATTAAATAGAAAACTACTTACAAAACTATTTAGTTTCTTAGCTCCAGAAGAATTAAAAGGAAAATCTTGTTTAGTTGTTATGGGAAGTGAAGGAAGAGCTGAGCAGATATTAAAAACTGATCAAGATAATGCTTTAATTTTAAGTGATGATTGCCAAATAAGTGATGAAGAGTTAAAGAAGTTTACTCATAAATTTACAGAAACCTTAGTTGACTTTGGTTTTCCAAGGTGTGAAGGTAATATTATGGTTTCAAACCCATATTGGACTAGAACAAAAAAAGATTTCAAAGATTTAATATACTCTTGGGTAAATGAACCAAATCCAGAGAATATGATGAATACAGCAATTTTCTATGATTCACTTTGTGCAGCAGGAGAAAAACAAATAATTCTTGATTTAAAAGAGTATTTATTCAAAGTAGTAGGAAATACACAGACTTTTAACTCTCAATTTGCAAAAGTAATCATGAACTTTGATGTGCCTTTAGGTTTCTTTGATGGTTTTGTATTTGATAGTGCAGATAAAGAGCATAAAAATGAGCTTGATATAAAAAAAGGTGGAATATTTATTTTAGTTCAAAGTGTTAGAGCATTAAGTTTAGAAAAAAAACTATTTAATACAAATACAATAAAAAGAGTTAAATCTTTAAAAGAATTAGGTGTATTTGATGATGAATTTGCTCAAGAAGTCATAATGGCATTTAACTTTTTATCAAATTTAAAACTAAAATCAAATTTAGAAAAAATTGATAAAAAAGAAAATATTGATAACTATATTAATCCTGATGATTTAAATACAATGCAAAAAGATCTATTAAAAGACTCTTTTAAAATTGTAAATAAATTAAAGAAGAAATTAGAATATCACTTTCGGCTGAATTATGTTTAG